attagttcgagtgagagaccgtgagcttgttactcttggagggtgacctcctagttggcttggttggtgtcccggtgacatCTTCGTGGAAGGTTGTGAAGGGGACCGGGCttttccttcgtggagcttgtgaagtgattgtggagcttgccatctccggagtggaggaaaacctAGCCATAAGGaaagagctattccttcgtgggataggctcggagaagaagacgagccttcgtggcgttgggaaatccttcgtgggatctccacttctccaaacgtgacgtaccttcttgcaaaggaagagaacatgggaatacatcttcgtctccgcgtgtctcggttatttctatatccGAGCTTACGTTTCTTTGTGATAGCCAGCGAGATTGAAGTATTTATTATATCTTACTATCACttgttgttcatatatatatatatatgtatatatatatatatatatatatatatatacgcggaTTTTCTAACCGCATGGCTAGCTGTGCATAGGCCGGCTGCCGTTGGATAAAGGGAGCATGTGTTCTGACGCTAGTAGATTGGCTCCCTGTTGTTGTGGCAGGACATGCACGCGAAGCTAAGCAAAAACATCATGCGTAGAAACTCTAAATGATGGAGTGACTTGAATTCTGCACGGTTTTGTTGAGACTATTCAAGTGCATGTCATTCTTTTGCTCTCATCAGTGATGGCCACATGCTTCTCCGTATGGTTTGGCTGATCAGTAGGTTCTCAGAATCTTAGCTATGGAGTACATTTTTGTTGCCACGCAAATGATACAAGTTGACACGACCGAGATAGATATTTTCGCTAGCTTCATAAGACCATTTTACGGCTAGTGTTTCATCCACCGTATTTCATAACAATGAAACCAACCGAAAAAACAAACCGAAAAAACAATTGAACCAACCGAAAAAACAAACCGATTTCATAACATAGAACGATTTACATGGAAGCGTGCACCCATAAGACAAGAATCAATCATTGCTTAACAAGATACATTAATTTGTTCCAGTACCCTATCCAAGTTACATCAAGGTTCTCCAACTACGGAGGCCTCCTCGTTCTCGATCATAAAACTCGTGCTTGGAGTAGCGATCGTGAAGATAGTACCACTGCTATCCCTAGCAACATTGTCGGTCAATCCCATGTCCACAATAGGAGAACCACCACGGCCATCGCTATCGCCGGCCTTGACGCGGTGAAGCGAACTCCATGCGGCGCACATAGTAGATGAGCAGGATGGTGCAGTGTATGAGGCCATGGTATGCACGTGACCAACAATTGTCCGCCACACAGTACAGGGAAGCAAGCACGGTGAAAGCCATCATTGTCCGTAACCAAAGCGGGCACCATGTCCGAAAGGAAACTCAAATTCAGCCGAACAGCTCATCAGAATCAAGAAACAAGAACAAGCTTTGATTCAATTGATTACCCGATCGATTGTTTTGGTTGTGCAAATTTTTACATTAATGACTCCATTAGCTTCGATGCAGGATACATTAGCTTCAAGAAAAGATTGTCACCTGATCCAAAAAATATTTGTCTCCAAAAAAGCAAAACTCAGTCAAGTGAGAGAAAGGGATTACATCACATTTGGATCCAAAATTGTTGGAGCTGGAGCAACAGCAGACTCTCATTCTAGCTTTTCCCCAAAACAGCACGTCAAACAAACAAATCCAATTCGGATTTTTCCATTCAGCACGATATGAAGGGAAAATCAATATGTTGCCTAGCATCTACCAGGTGAATAATTGAGGTGGATCGTGAGCAATAGAAACAATCCTATTGTCTCAGAAACCACTATCATTCACAAAACCCAGAGAAACAACCAATCTTCACTGCGCTATGATTGTTCATGGTCTCCACTGCGTCCTTACTAAACCAAACAAAAACTGACATTAACGCTGCCAAATAATGATTCCAAAATGCTAATTGGGGTTGGATCATGGCCAGATTGGGAGAGCTCGTTCACCCCCAGATTGCCTCCAAGCTCGTTCACGTCAAGGCACACTCCAATACTAGAAAGATGACAATAAGCCCATGGAGTACTAAGCTAGAGGAGCATCTGGTTGATTAAAGTGAATTCAGAGATCATCTTCACTACACTACTACTCCAGATTGAAGTTAATTTCAAAGTACATGAATGGGTATTTTACGGAGAATACTCAACAGGTTGTACAATTACACTGAATTGCATTCTCAACAAGTTGTACAATTAGACAGAATTTAAAAGTGGGATTTATTCCGACCGTAATGTCAGCATCGTTTATACAGACTGTAATGTAAGCAAGAAGTATACACTGCAGTATCTAATAGGGATCGAGTGCACAAGCTAGCTAGCTTCTCATTCACCATAGTATATACTGCAGTATTCAGGGAGTATTATTTTTATGGCACAAGCACGAGACGACCAAACTACCATTACACTGTTGACCGGAGTAGCGGATAATTATACTGCTTCCTTACAAATCGTATGAATCCTGACAGCGAAACCAAAAAAAACCCACATGAACTCTAACATTAGGCGAATTGTGTTTAAGTCTGGCCCTAAATTATTGCAGATAATGGAGAACTCGAGGTTGGAATGGAGGTGACTCACCGAAGAGGAAGTCTCCAAGGCTGCCGTTTGAAAAGTACGGGTATACGAGCATCTTGTGCGGGTATACGAGCATCTTGTGCCCGGCTCTGGCCCCGGCAGCAGAGGAGGCGTATCAGCTGAGGAGGGAGACCAGGTTCCGGAGCTACACATTGAGCAGCAGCCTCACCTTGGAGAGTATCTCCCGTGCCCCTTGCAGCGATTCCAGGTTGCGGCCGGAGAAGCCGGTGATGGCGGGCTCCAGCACGAGCATGTCGATGAAGATGCTCCACTGGTCCTCCTGTCCCGACACGCCGGCGCAATCATCGTCGTTCCCACAGATCCAATGTGGAAAAATACATGGAAACGGGATTCTTCCAGGGAAAAAAAGCGGTGGTGGGGAGCGACCTGCGGGGAGAAAAGAGGTTGTGGAGAGAGGGATGGTAGGGGCGGCGCCGATGCAGGTCGGGCCATGgaagagcggcggcggcgaggatgcGGTGAGAACAGAAAATGGCAAGATTGGGACGGCAGCTTGCCGTGCGTGCTTATCCCACCTGCTTTTTTTTGAGGCACTTATCCCACCTGCTGATGCTACATAATGGCGCATGCCTTGTTCCCTAGCTGTCTTTGTGGGGCGGGCTGCTAACCGTGCCGTGTGGATATGACGCTTGCTCGAAGGCAGCAGGTGGCCAGGTTCTACGTGGTGAAGCAAAATCATTGAGTTGCCTATGTGCTCGGTCGACGGCCTGCATGGCGTTTGCTTTGAACTCCAACGAATCCTGCTCCCTATATCATCTGTGTGGTGAATCAACGGTTGTTACCCCATGGGTAGCTAGCCATGTGGGCATCTGGCTAttttccatatatatatatatatagtgtctATCTTGCTTATCTCTAGTTGTTGttattgcacttagttgagcctatcatatttagggtttgtgcttgtaaaataaacgctagtttaattccgcattcttataaGTCAaaaccgtaagagtttttaaaacgcctattcacccccttctAAGCGACATCTCATCCTTTCACGAATGGCAggcggccatggcggagggccgaaCGTTCAACTTCCCGACGACGAGATCGAGAAGCTCGACGTCCTAGTCTCGGAGGTGGACCGACtggtgcagccgccgctgccccggtacGCCACCGGCATCATGTCGCCGTCCCTCACGGAGGAAGAGGCCCTACGACGGGAGCTCCAAGACTCGGCCCCGCAACCGCCGGCGTACAATCAGTGGGCGGCTCCACCTCCACCTCAACCACCGGCAtgggctgctccacctccaccgccaccaccggcgTGGGCTGCTCCTCCTCCACCTCAACCACCGGCGTGGGCTACTCCACCTCCACCAATGGCAGCACCAGCGTATGTTCCGTCGGTTGCCGGCCGGTATCGGATTTCATCGTGATCGACGACGATGACAACGAGTAGGCGCATGCGTTagtttttatatttttattttccttgctttattatgtaaattatgtttttatGTTAAAAAAGTGTAGAACATAAAAAAATGGGTCATGCCGCTGGGGCACCTCCCGACGCAAACAGATGCGCGATCGATTTTGACCATTTAAACCGACGCAAATGAACTCGCGTGGACATTTTAAGCGTCCGAAATGCGGAGATGGCCCTAAAAAGAGCACCCAAGCCTGGGCTGCCTTTGGAGTTTTCGCCAATTAAGCATAAAACTAGTTCTTTTATTAGTGTAACAAAAACTGGTCGTGTCAAAAAAGAAAGAGTTCCTGCCGGAAGAACTACAGCAGTAATTTCTTTCAGATACCGCTCTTCGAGCGGCAATGGCGTTCGCCGCCGCCGCGAGGAGAAACCTCGCTTCCCGCGGCCTCTCCGGTCTCCTAGAGCGCCGCCTCCGTCCGTCTATCCACCAGCTTCTTCCATCTAACTCCACCGGCGAGCCCCGAAAACCACCGCCCCTTCCACCCCCGCCCGCACCTCGGTCGTTTCACTTCGCGCTCGCCCCTTGCGGGACAGCCCAAACCCTAAACCACCCCCCATTCGGTCTCCACCTCCCCCCGGggtcaccccgccgcagcttctcctcctcctcctcccgcgacttCACCGACGTCCTCACCGACGCCGCCCATGCCGCGGCGCCCGCGGCGAGCTTCCCTGGCGAGGTGGCGCGGGCGGCGGAGGACTCGTCGATGGCCGTCGCGGCGGTGCAGCATCTCATCGACGGGGTCCATTCCTTCACCGGTCTGAACTGGTCAGGGTTTAGGGGTTTGAGGATTTTGTGCCCTTCACCGTGTCCTTGGAATTTTGTCTCCTGAGTACatcgtgttcctcttcttctttttttttcgcTACAGGTGGATTTCTATTGCTCTGTCCACGGTGCTGCTACGGTCTGTGTCGTTCACATTGTGGATGCTTGCCAGGAAACAGTTATATGTAAGATATTGCAAGGAATTACCTATGTTCCTCGGTTTGGTTTACTTTTATTCTGATGCATCAGAAGAGCTTATGTATACTGTTACTGGGCGTTATAAGTAAGCAGACGTATTCAGTAGCTGCATGTGCCCAGTTAGTTACTCCATCAATGAGAATGAAACAAGCTTTATGCATGGGAACTTACTATTTATTGTATGGAGTTCAATAATGTTTCATCCAGAAACTACAAAGTGATGGGTTTAAGCATTAAATTACACCTTTATGCTGACCCACAACTACAAGGGGACAATTCAAAATACCCATGTTTCTTGCTTCCGTTTAATTTTAGAATAAATTACTTATATTGGTCGCCATAAGCAAGCAGGTTTATACATTGTATAGTTAGTAGTTGCATGTATCCAGTTAGTTATAAGTTAGATATTACTTCATATTTTGGTTGCGAGAATTAAACCAACTTTCTGTGTGCAAAGTTGACATTCTTTGCACGGGTTTTCCATCCAACAACTACAAAGTGGTAGGTTTAGTTACTAAACAGCACCTTTTGTAGACCCTCATGGCCACGATTCAAAAcctgtaaaccacacatcagcataTATATGCATTATCTACCAGTAAATGCTTGCTCTGAATTAAATATCCCTGAGTAACTGGAAAAGGAATATCAACGAGTAAATGTGTGTTACGCAGATCCCATTAAAATAATTGATTGATTATGTTAACTCGTCAATGCCCTGTTTCAAATGTTAGAATTTTTCCAGTATACTGTTGGATATCATTTGTTTTGTACGGAATTCTTGCAGAACTCGTGTACATTGCAAACATGCTCTAACTTACTGCAGAGCTAACTCAAATAAAATTGAATTTTTGCATGTTTTGAAGAGTTATGTTTTGATCATAGGCTTAAACCCTACTCTTTTCCATGCTTCAACCTTACATAGGAGATGCGTCAGGAGGTACAACAGACTAGCAAGTTATTGAACAATGTAAGTATCttgatattattcatgatccctgCATCAAGAGAAGTGAAACACTCTTAGATTTTTTAGTGCTCCTATTCTACTATTTCTGTTGTCAAGAAGTTAACTCTACATAATTATCTGCTGCAGGCTAAGGATGatgcatcaagagaagaagctgaGCGTGTTGTATGGTCTTCACTAAAAAAGTATGCAATATGCTTGCTTACTTATGTATATATTTTGACACTATTAAGCGTGTTCCAAGGATGCGATGGGTGCTAATTTTGTTGTTTCTGTACAAACGGTGATCATATGAACATGGAGCAGTCTATGAAATGAGAACTCACTTAAGCAATGTGGGAGAGTATCAATCATGGTGATTTATGGTTCATCAAGTAAGGAAGTCTAAACAAAGTTTGAAGCCTAACAGGCAACACAGTTTAACATATGTAAAACCTGTCTCCATTGGGGGCTGTGTAGCCCAACATTTATTTAAAAACTGTACCAACTAAAAAACTGTAGACTCTGTCAGTCTTACTTAGATAAATTATCACACATCTTAGGCAGACACAAATGCATCCAACGGTAACACAGATAAAGCCATGGCTCCATAAAGTTGAAATCCTCCCTCATATATATGTTAAACATGTAAAAGTGAAAACTTAGTGGGGGCCTTTTTTTTGTGTGTTCTTGCATTCGAAAGAAAAAGATTGTGTTGTTACAGTGAAATTCTTTTGTAGTTGCATAGCGTCCATATACCTCCTTTAGCCAATTGGGTCACTTTTGCTGGACAGTTCAGCCAAATAATATCCTTAACCACATTGCCTATTTGCTACGAAAACATAGTGTCTACATGCATATCTGAAGTGTTACTAAGCCAACTTGTTACTTCTTAATTTGCCTAAATAATCCTATGGTGCCATGGTATGTGTGCCTTGCACTAGCCAACATAATAATAGTTCATGTTGCTGTGTAGCTTATCTGGCATTTCCCCTTCCAAATTATTTCCTCTTATTTCTGTGCTTAAGTATTGAGCTGAGCAAAATTCCCTTTGGCTGACAAGTTCAACCCTTATGCTATAAACAACACCTATCTTTCTTTCGCTCCTACTTGTTTCTCTATGATCTAAATGCTTTCCTTTGTTCACACAGGATAGGTGTTGTAGTATATCTTCCACTAGCAGTGACGCCCTATACCTTAATAACTCTTCACATTGCTGTAAGCTGTCTTCATCTGCTTAGCTAAATTTTGGTACCTTCCATTGCCACAACAGGCACATTGATTGTTTCTGTTTTCACAGACTATTTCATTCTCTTCTCATGCTTCTAGATATCAAACATGGTTGAGAATGTCCCGTCTCTAAAAGGGGGTGGAGCATTCTGGTTTACTGATCTGACGACCCCTGATGCTTTCTGCATGTTTCCTATGATGACATCTCTGTTCATCATTCTTACGTCAGAGGTATTTTTACAGTTTCTTCTGATCTAAGTATATGCTTGTGTATTGTGCTATAAATTTTGAGATCCCATTGGTTACATGCTTCAAACATTTgctcattttattttatttagctCGTCAATGCTCCCACTGTATACTGTTTGCATAAGATATTTTGGTCTCTTAACTATAAATATATAATTTGAACTTATGAGTAGTGCCACTGGTGTTTGCTAAGTGAACAAAGCTGGAGTGTAGATGGAaaacatttttttctttttttctgtttTATGTGTCTGCTTATTATAGTTCTGTTTATGAATAAATGTATTTCTTTAGCTTTCTTTGCAGTAACTTGCTATTATGTAAGATGCATTAGCACTGGATCTTTGAGACGATTTTGTTGCTGCATGCTGGTGACCTCTCTTTACCATTTCAAGAATTGAAAGTTCTCCAGGTGCATATTTGAGTTTAGATCCATTAGCGAAGCGTGGTAGTGTTTATAAATAGCACCTgattaatctatacctaataataaaggagctaaggtttctgccaaaaagtttcgtcaacgctttttattggaccgttttgccctcccaccaaaacgcATAATACAACATTTGCCATGTACCGGTTCAgtcttttatttatttttctcTCCGGAACGATCTGCTCTGCCTTGCTCGCCTTTGCCTCGAACAGAAGGCTCGCGGCGCAGCGCCTGCTGCATGCGGATTGGCGTGAGCTGGCTTTGATTTGGCTGTCAGGCTGGGCTTATTATATAACGCAGCAGTGCCATGCTACCGGTTCAGCTATTTTCTCCTGCGCATGCTCAAAGGAATCGCTCCTCACGGCTACGCCATTGAAGCTCAACCCTTGATCGACCACCAGGATACTGGCTCTGGAATCCGGTCCTTCTTCGCTGGGACTTGACGCGGACAGCGGTGGCAAGGTCCTGGTCAGGAGAAATTGGTCCAAGGTGGCACCGACTCGCCGGACTTTTTAGAGCCACGGAGGTGATGTCCACGGGAGAAAGAAAAGGACGAGCCGCGTGCTAGAGGAGAGGACCTGGCTCTGGAAATCGGTCGTTCTTCGCTGGGATTTGACGCAGATAGCTGTGGCAAGGTCCTGGCCGGGAGGAATCGGTCCAAGGTGGCGCGGACTCGCCGGACTTTTTAGAGCGACGGAGGTGATGTTCACGGGAGGAAAGAAAGGGACGAGCCGCGTGCTAGAGGAGAGGACTAGAGGAGGCGACTGCCAGGAAGGGAAGGGCGGAGGCGGCCATCGAGGGAAGGGAGGCAGCAGCGGAGGAGGATTCTCGGTCCCCTAGCCTCCACCGCCGGGCCGCGATGGTCAACGGCAGGCGGCGCTCCCCGGCCAGGGCGACGCGACAGTAGTGGTGGCCTGATCCCTGATGTCGTGGCGGCCGTCATCCCCGACTTCGTCTCCCTCTACTCAGGTGGTCGTTGTTGCCATCCACGCCATCACCTCCGTGCCACCAGGCCTTCTCCAACCTGCCGATCGAGCATGCTCAGGGTGAGATCCTTGCCCTTTTCCCTTCGTTCTCGCTAACGTGTGTGCCATGTGCCGTGCGCAATGGGCGGAAGGGGCTGTGGCGTCTTCTTCCGTGCACGGAAGGCGTGGTGCCGTACGACGCGGCAAGCGGACAAGGGAGAGAGGAGCAGCATAGGAGGCGACGGAGCTCCGACGCGGTGTACGGTATGGACGTGCAGCCAGTGACAGCTCCGGTTTAGCTCTATGGTGACCTGCCCACGCCGCGCACGCAGCTCTCCATGGGGATGAGACTGGTATCGCTCGCGCTATGTGGTTGCTCCTGCAGGCCCATGTATAAAACGACGGGCCAATGCTGAAACACGGAACGCGATCGGTTCGTTTGTAATTCGCTCAGTGCAAACCTTCGTTTAGTTGGTTGAATAGTCCCACCTCGGTGTGTTGGATGAAATCTTACCTATTCATATAGGTGAAGTTGCGAGGAATCAGCAAGCTGCCTCAATAATAAAATAAGCATAACCTCATATGCTGATGCCTGTCCCACCGAGAGAGAGCCATGAGCTGGTCCCAGATATTGTGCTGAACGAGAGAGAGCCGCCATGAGCTGCCAGATGAAAGACCCCATGCCAATGCTTGTCCCGACGATGGAGACACCTGGCCCCGCCATCGCTTGTCCCGACGATAGAGACACCTGGCCCCGCCGTGCGCTGCACCATTTAATAGTCGCCGCCCGCTTGCCTCCCTTGCAGCCGGTCGTAGTCGCCGGCGAAGATCCCCAGTGCCCTTGCCCGTGAGCGCGGTCCGAGTTGTTGTCCCAATCAATCTTTACCTGCCTATGAGAGGAAAAAGCTCCTATACGACCAGGAGATAAAATCCAATAGCTCAATTTCTGAAACCCGTCTCTAAATCTAGAAGTGTTTTGCTCCACGGGGTGACATTTTGAGAAATTGATTCTCACATGTCACATGATTATTTCCATTATTACTCTTTTTTTTTGTATATTTTCATGTTATAATAAAAGTGAATGGGGCAGACCAGGTGCATCCCAGGGTAATAATTAAAAAATCGATTTAAGTGTAGGGTTACGATGGTCAATCGATTTTGCGGCAAAATTAGGTCTATGCCACGTTTACATTCAAAAGTTTATTCTTTTTTTTCGATGCAACGCATGAACTTATTTCGGGGTTCGTAGCAGATTCCTGTCGGTGGCAACGGTGGTGGTCACTAGGGTCCCTCTTCCTGCCGGGCTTGCGCTTACCCGATGGAGCTTCCAAGGTGCATTCATGGTAGCCAGTGCTGTGTTGCAAAGGATGGAGACGTTGAGGACGGTGGAGCATCCCAGGGGAATAGAGGAGCCGGCGATGTTGGCATCGACTGATGGAGGGGTCACACGCGAATGGGGCAGACAAGGGTGCGAGAGGCGTGGCGCGAGAGACGGTTGGTACGTTGGTCGGTGGAGGAGTTACACACGAATGGGGCAGACCAGGGTGCGGTCAGGCATGGCGCGAGAGACAGCTTGTACGTCGACGAGCGGCAAAGCGTTGGCATGTGGCGTCGGCCGTAGGCGAAGGTAATGGCGTCTGCCGTAGGCGGAGGTAATGGTGTGTGCTAACCGAGCGGAGAGGAATGAGGATAAGGGGATGATTGGTTTGGGTGCATCATCGGACCAATCGTCCAATAACTTCCTTCATGTGGGTGTGTGGGCCAATAAATTCGGGTATGTGTAATTTTATTTTaaacccgttgcaacgcacgagcACTTTTGCTAGTATATTACTTAACAACCTATTGTGCTTCAGTCGTCCATGCATTGGTTATTGATTGATTGTTCATATATTGGCTGTTGATGGTTTGGAGTGGTTTGTAATTGGCCAAGACACATGATTGTTGTCATGTGCACATGAATTATGATCAATTAGCTGTAAACAGTCTGGTTCTTAAGAGTCCCGAAAACTTTACCAAGTTGCATGTTTTATGCACAACTCCCACGTTTTGTACATGTAATGGATTTCATCTGCAGTTTTGAGTTATTTTAGCGCTTTAATGCATGGATGTAATTGTTTGACCAGAAATCTCTCCTTTTAAAACttgtttgacatgaaccttgaaGGTCTACTTACAGTCTTCTTGTATTATGCCATCAGTTCATCACCCATTACTTTTAAGTTGGTGTGTATGCTGCATTAGTTGACTTCTTGTGCAGTTTGCTCTGTGTAATTTCAGATGCATTAATAACATTCAAACGAAGTAGTGTACACTAGATGCACAATTCTTTTGGAAGTTTGCACTGCTGAACTTTGCTAATTTGATGGCATTTTTGTTTATAGTCACTCTCTTCTTCTTTGTTCCCTTTTTTTTCTTGTAAGACCCCTTTCTAGTTTCTTTAATAAATTTGGATTGATTTATGTTAGTCTAAGCATCTTATGGCATCTTTGCTCTCATGTTTGTTAAAATTTCTTTGTCAGATTCAgtgttcttgatcagattcagtgtTAACTGTTCATTTCGAAATGCAAGGCAGTCCACATTTTTAGATTTACCTTTGGTCAGTTAAAGTAAAATAATTAATTGACACCAATGTAAAATGGACATATAGTATTTAAATGTATGAGGGCTGCGTCAGTTAAATGGGGCCAGAGAGAGTAATACAAATCTACACTGTTGGATTTATATTTAAAATCACTCCTTGACAAATCAATTTTGTATCACATAACCTATATATTATTTAACTAATTGTTGGTGAAAGATAAATGCTGGAACCATGGATGCTTTGCAGTTCCCAACTGAGGGATAGCTAATAAGATTTTTTTGGCTTCTAGCTGAAGTACAGTACTGTAAGGAAATGTAAAGGATGCTCTGGCCCGATTGACAAAGTAAAAGGGGTTCAGAGAGTAATATCTCTTCTTTCTATGGTGTATACGACAAGCCTTCCTCAGGTATTCTGGAGCACTTGGTCACACTTGAAATCTTTTCTTATCAATTACATTGAATTTGTGAGGTGTAAGAGTAGTTATATGATTGAGTTTAACCTAACGCCATCAAAATATGGGCCTGCATACGTTTTATGCTCATATGCACCTGTTGGTTTGAGTACCTGTGCAGGTAATAAAAATAGTACTTATACATTTGAAAATATTCCCCCCCACTCCCATGTAAACCAGCTTAATTTAGTTTTTTTTTGTAATATACCTTAGGTTTCAAGAACAGAAAGAAAATATAATTGTTCGTTTTCTCTTACATATGTATATATGTTCCTATCTTTTGGTATGTTAATAGAAATAAAAAAATCCACTCAACTTCTTAAGCTCTTGGATGAACTGGCTGGTGCATGTATGATGGAACTCACTAGTGCTGCATTAATAACTCCAACCGATGTATAGCTTTTAGGTTTATTACCATGTTAGGAGCTAGTGCGGGAGCTCTTTATCCAATAGTGCATTACGGTACATCTACTCTTACTGCCTATGTGGAGGTCAAaagattgaattcaaataactaaGTATTCCAGATATTGGAAGTAAGCGTCTAAACATGCTGGTTCTTTCCCTGCTTTATTATGTTAGTTTCCTGTTTatcaaataaataaaaaaccattATCAGCTCATTGTTCATCAATCCCTACGGATGGCATCACTAAACATCTCTGAATCTATCTTCTATCCAGGCGATTTCTTGTTTCTTCGTCACATGGAGTTCTCTAAGTCTTGCAGAAAGGATAGGTGGGCCCTGCCACAGGCTCCTTGTAATTTGCAATTAGTTTGGTCTTATTTCTATTTTGCCTGACATATACAAAACACACATTCGTTGCTTGCAGCTCTCGAACAGCCAGCTGTGCAGAAAGTACTATTTGGTGCGCCCTTAATAAAACAAAGGTGTTCCTCTTGTGATGGACAAAATGGGCCAACTGCTGGAGAAGCCCCGTCTCCTGTCAAAGAACAGGAAGAACCAGTTTGCCCGGAGACAAAGAAATCTTCTGATGCTAGCATTCACAGCGACAAGGCTGACAAGAAATCGACCAAAGACAGTTAAATGTAGATACAGTCCCGGCTTACCACACATCCTACACATTAGCTCCTTGGGGCAGCAATCTTCTAGCAAACAGCCCCTTATGCTTTATCTGACTCGTGTTAGTTAGGCTGCAATTCTAGGATTACAGTGGCTGTCCATTTAGCAGAATATAGGCATAGCAGCATATCTTGGTTATAATTTACAACACTGCTAACGTTTTATGTCTTCCTTTTGAGCAACTATTTCATGAAATGAAATTTTGATGGGTGTGTCTGTGGAGGAGCCCCATCACCCGATTATCTGAGAAACTGAGGACGTGGTCTTGCGTATGCCATTTTAACTGCGTTTACGTGAATGTAATGATCTATTACAGTAGTATATTTGAAGCATGGGTTTGTCATTTTGTATACTTGTTTTGTAACATGGCATGGATTCTTTTTT
This Lolium perenne isolate Kyuss_39 chromosome 1, Kyuss_2.0, whole genome shotgun sequence DNA region includes the following protein-coding sequences:
- the LOC139829853 gene encoding mitochondrial inner membrane protein OXA1-like isoform X2, with translation MAFAAAARRNLASRGLSGLLERRLRPSIHQLLPSNSTGEPRKPPPLPPPPAPRSFHFALAPCGTAQTLNHPPFGLHLPPGSPRRSFSSSSSRDFTDVLTDAAHAAAPAASFPGEVARAAEDSSMAVAAVQHLIDGVHSFTGLNWWISIALSTVLLRSVSFTLWMLARKQLYEMRQEVQQTSKLLNNAKDDASREEAERVVWSSLKKIGVVVYLPLAVTPYTLITLHIAISNMVENVPSLKGGGAFWFTDLTTPDAFCMFPMMTSLFIILTSEIPVGGNGGGH
- the LOC139829853 gene encoding mitochondrial inner membrane protein OXA1-like isoform X1 — its product is MAFAAAARRNLASRGLSGLLERRLRPSIHQLLPSNSTGEPRKPPPLPPPPAPRSFHFALAPCGTAQTLNHPPFGLHLPPGSPRRSFSSSSSRDFTDVLTDAAHAAAPAASFPGEVARAAEDSSMAVAAVQHLIDGVHSFTGLNWWISIALSTVLLRSVSFTLWMLARKQLYEMRQEVQQTSKLLNNAKDDASREEAERVVWSSLKKIGVVVYLPLAVTPYTLITLHIAISNMVENVPSLKGGGAFWFTDLTTPDAFCMFPMMTSLFIILTSELKYSTVRKCKGCSGPIDKVKGVQRVISLLSMVYTTSLPQAISCFFVTWSSLSLAERIALEQPAVQKVLFGAPLIKQRCSSCDGQNGPTAGEAPSPVKEQEEPVCPETKKSSDASIHSDKADKKSTKDS